A genomic window from Thioalkalivibrio sp. ALJ12 includes:
- a CDS encoding CopD family protein yields MEAYNWLVSLHVIFMVTWFAGLFYLPRLFVYHAMTDDALGHERFKIMERKLFYGIMTPGGVLTIAFGGAMLALIPGYLNEPWMHFKLTLVALLVIYHIWCGWIVRDFRDDLNRREHTWFRWFNEFPVPILVGVVVLVINRSIEDALIAIGVVLAIFVLAALIGWWKRRREAA; encoded by the coding sequence ATGGAAGCCTACAACTGGCTGGTCAGCCTGCATGTGATCTTCATGGTCACCTGGTTCGCCGGGCTGTTCTATCTGCCGCGGCTGTTCGTCTATCACGCGATGACCGACGACGCCCTGGGTCACGAGCGCTTCAAGATCATGGAGCGCAAGCTGTTCTACGGGATCATGACCCCCGGCGGGGTGCTGACCATCGCGTTTGGCGGGGCCATGCTGGCCCTGATCCCGGGGTATCTGAACGAGCCCTGGATGCACTTCAAGCTGACGCTGGTGGCGCTGCTGGTGATTTACCACATCTGGTGCGGCTGGATCGTGCGCGACTTCCGGGATGATCTGAACCGTCGCGAACACACCTGGTTTCGCTGGTTCAACGAATTCCCGGTGCCGATCCTGGTCGGAGTGGTGGTGCTGGTGATCAACCGCTCCATCGAGGATGCATTGATCGCAATCGGGGTCGTCCTGGCGATCTTTGTGCTGGCCGCACTGATCGGCTGGTGGAAACGCCGGCGCGAGGCCGCCTGA
- a CDS encoding peroxiredoxin — MSSFRIDRKAIIGGIFILALIGVALAIWLTDDGMRPAPDFTATTLDGEEVSLSDYEGRPVMISFWATNCPSCVREIPKLIHLHETYAEKGFELLAVAVSYDPINRVESMREDREMPYKVIHDAEDGMSQAFGGVRLTPTTFVISPGGRIVYQKLGDPDFEQIERHLQRWLS, encoded by the coding sequence ATGAGCAGCTTTCGTATCGACCGCAAGGCCATCATTGGCGGCATCTTCATCCTGGCCCTGATCGGGGTTGCCCTGGCGATCTGGCTGACCGATGACGGCATGCGCCCGGCGCCCGACTTTACCGCCACCACCCTCGATGGCGAGGAGGTCTCGCTGTCGGATTACGAGGGGCGCCCGGTGATGATCTCCTTCTGGGCCACCAACTGCCCATCCTGCGTGCGCGAGATCCCGAAGCTGATTCACCTGCACGAGACCTATGCCGAGAAGGGCTTCGAGCTGCTGGCGGTCGCCGTCTCCTATGACCCGATCAACCGGGTGGAGTCGATGCGCGAGGACCGCGAGATGCCGTACAAGGTGATCCACGACGCTGAGGACGGCATGTCGCAGGCCTTCGGAGGCGTGCGCCTGACCCCGACCACCTTCGTGATCTCGCCCGGCGGCCGCATCGTCTACCAGAAACTGGGCGACCCGGACTTCGAACAGATCGAACGCCACCTGCAACGCTGGCTGTCCTGA